One genomic window of Caenorhabditis elegans chromosome I includes the following:
- the poml-3 gene encoding SMP-30/Gluconolactonase/LRE-like region domain-containing protein (Confirmed by transcript evidence) gives MLKIVLVVLLAFLVQYVFKTLLMFDINKRTYNHRPGPCRKVDGPVHGSEDIAIVEELNLAFITSGLVYLIEDPTQVTWKGQIFAYDLSKKTYKAESIPIVNLEDGDGFHPHGISHWIKKDGSVRLFVVVHSKQFRHSIAILDFDKTKWQLNHVKTVRDDKFVRPNDVVATGENSFLVSNDGGAQTIVGNAIEMFTGFFKGGLVYFDGMNSHYLLENTVANGIILSRDRKTLFVSHINQETIGVFAWDQKKITIKKISEIETLTGCDNFFIDNEDNLWSGCHPVLKDAVGHLGDATNPNLYSQSQVLRFKFSSDLKSTEMLEVFSDDGRFTAASAIAATFDNGKQLLIGTVFRDLTHCDIDVPLDF, from the exons gtTCTAGTAGTGCTGCTCGCGTTTCTCGTGCAATATGTATTCAAGacatt ATTGATGTTTGACATCAACAAACGAACATATAACCATCGTCCAGGACCGTGCAGAAAAGTAGATGGACCTGTTCATGGATCAGAAGATATTGCCATTGTAGAAGAACTCAATTTGGCATTTATTACTTCAGGACTTGTGTATTTAATTGAAGATCCAACACAAGTAACATGGAAGGgccaaatttttgcatatgATTTGTCGAAAAAGACGTATAAAGCTGAATCAATTCCAATTGTGAATTTGGAAGATGGAGATGGATTTCATCCACATGGAATATCTCATTGGATAAAGAAAGATGGAAGTGTTCGATTGTTTGTAGTTGTTCATTCAAAACAGTTTAGGCATTCAATTGCTATTCTTGATTTTGATAAGACCAAGTGGCAATTGAATCATGTAAAGACTGTCAGAGACGATAAGTTTGTGAG accaaaCGATGTTGTAGCAACTGGAGAAAACTCATTCCTTGTCTCCAATGACGGAGGTGCTCAAACTATTGTCGGAAATGCTATCGAAATGTTCACCGGATTTTTCAAAGGTGGTCTCGTGTACTTTGATGGAATG AACTCCCATTACCTTTTGGAGAATACAGTTGCAAATGGAATTATTTTATCACGAGATAGAAAAACGTTATTTGTATCACATATTAATCAAGAAACTATTGGAGTGTTTGCGTGGGATCAGAAGAAAATCACTATCAAgaagatttcagaaattgagaCTTTAACTGGATGTGATAATTTCTTTATTGATAATGAGGATAATCTTTGGTCG GGATGCCATCCAGTTCTAAAAGACGCTGTCGGTCACCTCGGAGACGCCACCAATCCAAACCTCTACTCCCAATCTCAAGTTCTTCGTTTCAAATTCTCATCAGACCTAAAAAGTACAGAAATGTTAGAAGTGTTCTCTGATGATGGAAGATTTACTGCAGCAAGTGCTATTGCTGCCACTTTTGACAACGGAAAACAACTTTTGATCGGAACCGTTTTCCGTGATCTAACTCATTGTGATATTGATGTACCACTTGATTTTTGA